Proteins from one bacterium genomic window:
- a CDS encoding alpha/beta hydrolase, giving the protein MLAGMTHPARSITVSDGTRISYHEVGSGDPAIIFIHGAYSNRRGFGNQEAYFSPNHRCVAVDLRGHGDSDKPDQPLTMEQHGHDVAELIRQLGLEKPVLVGQSMGGQVVISVAAFYPDRITAVASLDSPSNIPGWHQRFHGPYDHLMTEDGPFRETLIAFLSAAYLPTDHPSRLGQMAERLAEVPDHVILNSWAGKVDYDPTDILRAVRCPYLYIDCGQPDIDLDLLRELCPQVVIGKTVGAGHKALQDVPDQINAMLNRFIQHADGIAEEMVRTGGVFRYNFPEV; this is encoded by the coding sequence ATGCTCGCCGGCATGACCCACCCCGCCCGATCCATCACGGTCAGCGACGGCACTCGTATCTCCTATCACGAGGTCGGCTCGGGCGACCCGGCCATCATCTTCATCCATGGCGCCTACAGCAACCGGCGTGGCTTCGGCAACCAGGAGGCATACTTCTCTCCGAACCATCGTTGTGTGGCGGTGGACCTGCGCGGTCACGGCGACAGCGACAAACCGGACCAGCCGCTCACGATGGAGCAGCATGGGCACGACGTGGCCGAACTCATCCGGCAGCTGGGGCTCGAGAAGCCGGTTCTGGTCGGCCAGAGCATGGGCGGCCAGGTGGTCATCTCGGTGGCCGCCTTCTACCCGGATCGGATAACGGCGGTGGCCAGCTTGGACTCGCCCTCCAACATTCCCGGCTGGCACCAGCGGTTCCACGGCCCCTACGACCACCTGATGACCGAGGACGGACCCTTCCGGGAGACGCTGATCGCCTTCCTGAGCGCCGCCTACCTGCCGACCGACCACCCCTCCCGGCTCGGGCAGATGGCTGAGCGCCTGGCCGAGGTCCCCGACCACGTGATCCTCAACAGCTGGGCCGGCAAGGTGGACTACGACCCCACGGACATACTCCGGGCGGTCCGTTGCCCCTACCTGTACATCGACTGCGGTCAGCCCGACATCGACTTGGATCTGCTGCGCGAGCTCTGCCCGCAGGTGGTGATCGGCAAGACGGTGGGAGCCGGGCACAAGGCTCTTCAGGATGTGCCGGATCAGATCAACGCCATGCTGAACCGCTTCATCCAGCATGCCGACGGGATCGCGGAGGAGATGGTCCGTACCGGGGGAGTCTTCCGGTACAACTTCCCCGAGGTCTGA